A window of Campylobacter concisus contains these coding sequences:
- a CDS encoding DUF6394 family protein: protein MNWGKVIYIFFALMSLTTTAEFLYDKNEIALFVAASINLVSTLLKIGVKNLLSAELFASSLVADLHLIPAFVILQVSENMTLSYSLAIGAVIANIFSLALVLIESSKSQEEF from the coding sequence ATGAACTGGGGAAAAGTTATCTACATATTTTTTGCATTGATGAGTCTTACGACCACGGCGGAGTTTTTATACGATAAAAATGAGATCGCCCTTTTTGTGGCAGCTAGTATAAATTTGGTTTCTACGCTACTTAAGATCGGCGTTAAAAATTTACTTTCAGCTGAGCTTTTTGCGAGCTCGCTGGTTGCTGACTTGCACCTTATACCAGCCTTTGTTATATTGCAAGTCTCTGAAAATATGACGCTTAGCTACTCGCTAGCCATTGGTGCGGTCATCGCAAATATATTTTCACTAGCCTTGGTTTTAATAGAGTCAAGCAAATCACAAGAAGAATTTTAG
- the leuS gene encoding leucine--tRNA ligase: protein MAEKIKYEPLKIEKKWQEIWDKNEEFEPKDDLSLPKKYILSMFPYPSGRIHMGHVRNYSIGDALARSYRKSGYNVLHPIGFDSFGMPAENAAIKHKIHPKIWTYENIDYMKKELASLGFSFSKKRILATSDPLYTKWEQSFFIKMFEKGLVYRKNAIINWCEYDQTVLANEQVEDGKCWRCGNDVVQKELPGYYFNITKYASELLDDLKLLEGKWPNQVITMQENWIGRSYGLEFKFYLDEASKEALGGKFDGFEVFTTRADTIYGVSYTALAPEHPIVKALLESYKFDETKKAKIKAILNQSPRERQASEKDGEFLGIYVVHPLTNEKIPVWVANFILADYGSGAIMAVPAHDQRDFEFATKFNLPIKPVVKPLEGESDGSKAYSEYGISINSELINGLASEEAKNFIIEKFEKDGLGKRITNYKLRDWGISRQRYWGAPIPVVHCKCCGVVPEKEENLPIALPEDVEITGEGNPLDKHPTWKFTKCPKCGQDAIRETDTMDTFVESSWYFARFASDEKTWEQKALDEKSVNYWMNVDQYIGGIEHAILHLLYARFFQKVLRDLGYLRDDEPFENLLTQGMVLKDGKKMSKSKGNVVDPDDIINKYGADTARLFILFAAPPQKELEWNDSAVEGAFRFLNRLWEKAQTIKKIDELPQIDHESLNKDEKFARLKIYEALKKSTEVFGDTFAFNTLIAACMEALNAINAQDNDDVNAEGFFIILNLLEPIVPHIANELSEELFGRKNFTKIAVKEEVFVKDSIALAVTVNGKKRAEFEVAASKSESEILKLAKQNVAKWLEGKEILKEIYIKGKLVNFVIKG from the coding sequence ATGGCTGAGAAGATAAAATATGAGCCTTTAAAGATAGAAAAAAAATGGCAAGAAATTTGGGATAAAAATGAGGAATTTGAGCCAAAAGACGATCTGAGCTTGCCAAAAAAATATATCCTAAGTATGTTTCCTTATCCAAGCGGACGCATACATATGGGGCATGTAAGAAACTACTCTATCGGTGATGCACTTGCTAGATCATATAGAAAAAGCGGCTACAACGTGCTTCATCCTATCGGCTTTGATAGCTTTGGCATGCCAGCTGAAAACGCAGCCATAAAACATAAAATTCACCCTAAAATTTGGACTTACGAAAACATCGACTATATGAAAAAAGAGCTAGCAAGCCTTGGTTTTTCATTTTCTAAAAAGAGAATTTTAGCCACATCTGATCCACTTTACACAAAGTGGGAGCAAAGCTTTTTTATAAAGATGTTTGAAAAAGGGCTTGTTTATAGAAAAAATGCAATTATAAATTGGTGCGAATACGATCAAACTGTGCTTGCAAATGAGCAGGTAGAGGATGGTAAATGCTGGAGATGCGGTAATGATGTTGTACAAAAAGAGCTTCCTGGATATTACTTTAACATCACAAAATACGCTAGCGAGCTACTTGACGATTTGAAGCTTCTTGAAGGCAAATGGCCAAATCAAGTAATTACAATGCAAGAAAACTGGATTGGCAGAAGCTACGGCTTGGAGTTTAAATTTTATCTTGATGAGGCTTCAAAAGAGGCTTTAGGTGGTAAATTTGATGGCTTTGAAGTGTTTACTACAAGAGCTGATACGATTTACGGCGTTAGCTACACAGCTCTTGCGCCAGAGCATCCTATCGTAAAAGCACTTCTTGAGAGTTATAAATTTGACGAAACCAAAAAAGCAAAGATAAAAGCAATCCTAAATCAAAGCCCAAGAGAGCGTCAAGCGAGCGAAAAAGATGGAGAATTTTTAGGAATTTATGTCGTTCATCCACTTACCAATGAAAAAATCCCAGTTTGGGTTGCAAATTTTATCCTAGCTGACTACGGCAGTGGCGCTATCATGGCTGTCCCTGCACACGATCAAAGAGACTTCGAGTTTGCAACTAAATTTAATCTACCTATAAAACCAGTCGTAAAGCCACTTGAGGGCGAGAGCGACGGTTCTAAAGCATACTCTGAGTATGGAATTTCTATAAATTCTGAGCTTATAAATGGACTTGCTTCAGAAGAAGCTAAAAATTTCATAATAGAAAAATTTGAAAAAGATGGTCTAGGCAAAAGGATCACAAACTACAAACTAAGAGACTGGGGAATTTCTCGTCAAAGATACTGGGGTGCGCCGATACCTGTCGTGCACTGCAAATGCTGTGGCGTAGTACCTGAAAAAGAGGAAAATTTACCTATCGCACTTCCAGAAGATGTCGAGATCACAGGCGAGGGCAATCCGCTTGATAAACATCCAACTTGGAAATTTACAAAGTGTCCAAAATGCGGACAAGATGCGATCAGAGAGACTGATACGATGGATACGTTTGTGGAGAGTAGCTGGTATTTTGCTAGATTTGCAAGCGATGAGAAGACGTGGGAGCAAAAAGCGCTTGATGAAAAGAGCGTGAATTACTGGATGAATGTAGATCAGTATATCGGCGGCATTGAGCATGCGATTTTGCACCTTTTATACGCTAGATTTTTCCAAAAGGTCTTAAGAGATCTAGGCTATCTAAGGGATGACGAGCCATTTGAAAATTTGCTAACTCAAGGCATGGTTTTAAAAGATGGCAAAAAGATGAGCAAAAGTAAGGGCAATGTCGTAGATCCTGATGATATCATCAATAAATATGGTGCTGATACGGCAAGGCTATTTATCCTTTTTGCAGCACCTCCTCAAAAAGAGCTTGAGTGGAACGACAGTGCAGTTGAAGGCGCATTTAGGTTTTTGAATAGGCTTTGGGAGAAGGCACAAACTATCAAAAAGATAGACGAACTGCCTCAGATAGATCATGAAAGCCTAAACAAAGACGAGAAATTTGCAAGGTTAAAAATTTATGAAGCGCTTAAAAAATCAACCGAGGTTTTTGGCGACACATTTGCTTTTAATACATTAATCGCTGCTTGCATGGAGGCACTAAATGCTATAAATGCTCAGGATAACGACGATGTAAATGCTGAAGGCTTTTTTATCATCTTAAATTTACTAGAACCTATCGTACCGCACATCGCAAATGAGCTTAGTGAAGAGCTTTTTGGTAGGAAAAATTTCACAAAGATAGCCGTAAAAGAAGAGGTTTTTGTAAAAGATAGCATCGCTCTTGCAGTTACAGTAAATGGCAAAAAAAGGGCTGAGTTTGAAGTGGCAGCAAGCAAGAGTGAGAGTGAAATTTTAAAGCTAGCTAAGCAAAATGTGGCTAAATGGCTTGAAGGAAAAGAAATTTTAAAAGAGATTTATATAAAAGGCAAATTAGTAAATTTTGTCATTAAAGGATAA
- the secD gene encoding protein translocase subunit SecD, which produces MRNARVTYRLIILILALVFGFGFSVPSFFQTQSGAKISLGLDLQGGLHMLLGVETNEAIHSKIKSIAGSINYYAKKEDVLIDKFKIKEDSVDFALLDSDEAPKVDKALAEIKGLDIKKDGLNYHITLTEQERLDTIEYAISQAVETIRNRLDQFGLAEPTVARQGKDNILVELPGIKTEEDEQRARDLIAKAAHLQLMAVDDKRQDQANTMSEAEAESYGDVIFKDAKNDRVKYVVKNIPVLDGSMLTDAKVAFSQQNNLPIINFTLNSEGARIFGDFTGANVGKRLAIVLDGKVYSAPVINERIGGGSGQISGGFTLDEAHDVAIALRSGALLAPVKMLEKRSVGPSLGQESINQSMVALAAGSILVVLFMLVYYGISGIFANIALVADVVILVAVMALFGATLTLPGMAGIVLTIGMAVDANVIINERIRELLREGVAIRTAVQKGYEHAMSAIIDSNLTTIITVAVLYAYGTGPVKGFAVTMAIGIMASMLTAILGTHGMFDAVMDKIEKSGNTRLWFGYKRS; this is translated from the coding sequence ATGCGTAACGCAAGAGTCACATATAGGCTAATTATATTAATATTAGCCTTGGTTTTTGGTTTTGGCTTTTCGGTGCCATCTTTTTTTCAGACTCAAAGCGGAGCTAAAATTTCGCTAGGACTTGACCTTCAAGGCGGTCTTCATATGCTTCTTGGTGTTGAAACTAACGAAGCCATCCACTCTAAGATCAAGTCAATCGCTGGAAGCATAAATTATTATGCCAAAAAAGAAGATGTGCTCATTGATAAATTTAAGATAAAAGAAGATAGTGTTGATTTTGCGCTGCTTGATAGTGACGAGGCTCCAAAGGTTGATAAAGCGCTTGCTGAGATAAAAGGGCTTGATATCAAAAAAGATGGTCTAAACTATCACATCACTCTTACAGAGCAAGAGAGGCTTGATACGATCGAGTATGCGATCTCACAAGCTGTTGAGACCATTAGAAACAGGCTTGATCAGTTTGGTCTAGCTGAGCCAACAGTCGCTAGACAAGGCAAAGATAATATCCTAGTCGAGCTTCCTGGCATAAAAACCGAAGAAGACGAGCAAAGAGCGAGAGATCTTATCGCAAAGGCCGCTCACTTGCAGCTTATGGCAGTTGATGATAAAAGACAAGATCAGGCTAATACCATGAGCGAGGCAGAGGCTGAAAGCTATGGTGACGTGATCTTTAAAGATGCTAAAAATGACCGCGTAAAATATGTCGTTAAAAATATCCCTGTGCTTGATGGCTCGATGCTAACTGACGCAAAGGTTGCATTTTCTCAGCAAAATAACCTACCGATCATAAATTTCACACTAAATTCAGAAGGTGCTAGAATTTTTGGTGATTTTACTGGTGCAAATGTCGGTAAAAGGCTTGCTATCGTGCTTGATGGTAAGGTCTATTCAGCTCCAGTTATAAATGAAAGAATAGGTGGCGGCAGCGGCCAGATCAGCGGTGGCTTTACTCTTGATGAGGCTCACGACGTAGCGATCGCGCTTAGAAGTGGCGCACTTTTAGCACCTGTTAAGATGCTAGAAAAAAGAAGTGTCGGTCCATCTTTAGGTCAAGAGAGCATCAACCAAAGCATGGTAGCTCTTGCTGCTGGATCTATTTTAGTCGTGCTATTTATGCTAGTTTATTATGGAATTTCTGGAATTTTTGCAAATATCGCACTAGTTGCGGATGTTGTTATATTAGTAGCCGTCATGGCGCTTTTTGGTGCGACACTTACCTTGCCAGGTATGGCTGGTATCGTGCTAACTATCGGTATGGCGGTTGATGCAAACGTCATCATAAATGAGCGTATACGTGAGCTTTTGCGTGAAGGCGTGGCGATAAGAACGGCCGTGCAAAAGGGCTATGAGCACGCTATGAGCGCGATTATTGACTCAAACTTAACTACTATCATTACAGTTGCAGTGCTTTACGCTTATGGCACTGGTCCGGTTAAAGGCTTTGCAGTAACAATGGCAATAGGTATCATGGCTTCTATGCTAACAGCTATACTTGGTACTCATGGCATGTTTGATGCGGTTATGGACAAGATAGAAAAAAGCGGAAATACCAGACTTTGGTTTGGCTATAAAAGGAGCTAG
- the lptE gene encoding LPS assembly lipoprotein LptE, with amino-acid sequence MRYFLAFFIAIFICGCSYKPVSKITHDLVGDKIYVDVIISKEEPKNSVWIKDAVKEGMVARLNKNLSSKESADTSIIISVKDLNYEAIIYDEFGYITSYKAHLSLNYKTKFKDGSVVDIPATGEYDFSVARRQKDVRFADSILSDTQKYEAIKEASKEAFEEYIASLAVKGYRNGSSNR; translated from the coding sequence TTGAGATATTTTTTAGCATTTTTTATTGCGATATTTATCTGCGGGTGTAGTTATAAGCCGGTTTCAAAGATCACACATGATCTAGTAGGTGATAAAATTTACGTTGATGTGATTATCAGCAAAGAAGAGCCAAAAAATAGTGTTTGGATAAAGGATGCTGTAAAAGAGGGTATGGTCGCAAGGCTAAATAAAAATTTATCAAGTAAAGAGAGTGCTGATACTTCGATAATTATTTCAGTAAAAGATTTAAATTACGAAGCGATCATTTATGATGAGTTTGGCTACATTACGTCATATAAAGCACATTTAAGCTTAAATTATAAGACTAAATTTAAAGATGGTAGCGTGGTTGATATTCCAGCCACTGGCGAGTATGACTTTAGTGTCGCAAGACGTCAAAAAGATGTAAGATTCGCTGACAGCATTCTTAGTGATACTCAAAAATACGAAGCTATCAAAGAGGCATCAAAAGAAGCCTTTGAAGAGTATATCGCAAGTTTAGCGGTAAAAGGATATAGAAATGGCAGCAGTAACCGTTAG
- a CDS encoding GGDEF domain-containing protein — protein MAAVTVSQIVKEALNEIKDRHLMLTPENYTEVYNEISKKYGFTTEESKKIEKYISRLGDEYKNQALSLHIKTVDEFVAFMTARLSRGAQQGASLATDDKKLQSLNAFARRILQAISMLHNKDAKSLAEQSMQLLARRYDEKNIEEMCLRWFDFVSSYDTEFLEFLKYYGVRNFDDLKTMSSELEKFLAQKDEDGEEDILIQLLSLTLEPSITKDLDEELSSIRSTLKQNPKTLNSKEFQEKVKAFVDRRIEEDRTEIIEKVGSLNNVLQNISERISDIAVSSQSSSDKVKSIKNDLKNVNLNTNSIDQVRSMLIEIAGALEIESKELGIEMHNRQATILELQNRVNSLEKELEEAKLESKEDFLTKVSTKRALMNEIQRIEEAYKRYGTDYSICFVDIDFFKSINDTYGHEAGDVILSAVAQVLKKNARKVDFVGRYGGEEFVILLPSTGLKDSVKFGDKLRSMIENFKFIYKNERIKVTISSGIATRSANLSETMTLEAADKMLYLSKENGRNQVMPKIIEEK, from the coding sequence ATGGCAGCAGTAACCGTTAGTCAAATAGTCAAGGAAGCCTTAAATGAGATCAAAGATCGTCATTTGATGCTAACGCCAGAGAATTACACTGAAGTCTATAATGAAATTTCTAAAAAATATGGCTTTACAACAGAAGAGAGTAAAAAGATAGAAAAATATATCTCAAGGCTTGGTGACGAATATAAAAATCAAGCCCTAAGCCTTCATATAAAGACGGTCGATGAGTTTGTCGCTTTTATGACTGCTAGGCTCTCTAGGGGTGCTCAACAAGGAGCAAGTCTTGCAACTGATGATAAAAAATTACAATCACTAAACGCATTTGCTAGAAGAATTCTCCAAGCTATCTCAATGCTTCACAATAAAGATGCAAAAAGCTTAGCAGAGCAAAGTATGCAGCTACTTGCTAGAAGATATGATGAGAAAAATATTGAAGAAATGTGCCTTAGATGGTTTGACTTTGTTAGCTCGTACGACACTGAATTTTTAGAATTTTTGAAATATTATGGTGTTAGAAATTTTGATGATTTAAAGACAATGAGTTCTGAACTTGAGAAATTTCTTGCACAAAAAGATGAAGATGGCGAAGAGGATATTTTGATTCAGCTTTTAAGCCTTACTCTTGAGCCTTCTATTACAAAGGATCTTGATGAAGAGCTTAGCTCGATAAGAAGTACTTTGAAGCAAAATCCTAAAACCTTAAATAGCAAAGAATTTCAAGAAAAGGTAAAGGCATTTGTTGATCGCAGAATAGAAGAAGATAGAACGGAAATCATAGAAAAAGTTGGTTCGTTAAATAATGTCTTACAAAATATAAGCGAGAGAATTTCTGATATCGCGGTTAGTTCGCAAAGTAGTTCTGATAAAGTAAAAAGCATTAAAAATGATCTAAAAAATGTAAATTTAAATACAAACAGCATTGATCAAGTAAGAAGCATGCTTATTGAGATCGCTGGAGCTTTGGAGATCGAGAGCAAAGAGCTTGGTATCGAGATGCACAATAGGCAAGCTACTATCTTAGAGCTTCAAAACAGAGTGAATAGCCTTGAAAAAGAGCTTGAGGAAGCCAAGCTGGAGAGCAAAGAGGACTTTTTGACAAAAGTATCTACTAAGCGTGCATTGATGAACGAGATTCAACGCATTGAAGAGGCGTATAAACGCTATGGGACTGATTACTCTATATGCTTTGTTGATATTGACTTTTTCAAAAGCATAAACGATACTTATGGACATGAGGCCGGAGATGTTATTCTTTCAGCAGTGGCTCAAGTACTTAAGAAAAATGCTAGAAAGGTTGATTTTGTTGGTAGATATGGCGGCGAAGAATTTGTAATCTTACTTCCAAGCACTGGCTTAAAAGATAGTGTTAAATTTGGAGATAAGTTAAGAAGTATGATAGAAAATTTCAAATTTATCTATAAAAATGAGCGTATCAAGGTTACTATAAGCTCCGGCATAGCGACAAGAAGTGCAAATTTAAGCGAGACGATGACACTTGAGGCTGCTGATAAGATGCTTTATCTCTCAAAAGAGAATGGTAGAAATCAAGTAATGCCAAAGATAATCGAGGAAAAATGA
- a CDS encoding apolipoprotein N-acyltransferase has protein sequence MLKNQRFAWISLFVRFLNGHFSTKIIIKAFVGAFLLSNFIFLSLFENLLLNFISPFLTLTGICIIINLSRAGFFVVGFFTGILWFYWISFSFIYYDLFWLIPFVILFVAIVYGLLFWIASFPSFVALRAVLLFLISYVHPFGFNWFNLEVTLVLGPFEPSTRGLIFIFLAAISLSLSNKFLKFGLAFICLIAALQFKSGEVKTLPFNVELINTNVAQRVRWDKNLRMKFTNENLEMINNAIAEQKRLIVLPESAFPLFMTNEPLLVDELKELSKKITIVAGALAYENKQIYNSAFLFQDGTFRRMDKKFLVPFGEEIPLPKFMQDAVNKLFFGGASDFKKAENFSDYEIDGVKIRNAICYEATKEELYKGEFDVVVAITNNGWFVPSSEPVLQRLLIKHLATKYNKVVYHSVNGSKSEIIKPKKVFWDEF, from the coding sequence ATGTTAAAAAATCAGCGTTTTGCATGGATTTCCTTATTTGTAAGATTTTTAAATGGGCATTTTAGCACTAAAATTATAATAAAAGCCTTTGTCGGTGCTTTTTTGCTCTCTAACTTTATTTTTTTAAGCCTCTTCGAAAATTTACTCTTAAATTTTATCTCGCCATTTTTAACTTTGACTGGAATTTGCATTATAATAAATTTAAGCAGAGCTGGTTTTTTCGTGGTTGGATTTTTCACAGGAATTTTATGGTTTTACTGGATCAGCTTTAGTTTTATCTACTATGATCTCTTCTGGCTTATACCATTTGTCATTCTCTTTGTAGCCATTGTTTATGGACTTTTATTTTGGATAGCCTCTTTTCCAAGCTTTGTGGCACTAAGAGCCGTTTTACTATTTTTAATAAGCTACGTTCATCCATTTGGCTTTAACTGGTTTAACCTTGAAGTCACGCTTGTTTTAGGGCCTTTTGAACCAAGCACGAGAGGGCTTATATTTATATTTTTAGCAGCCATCTCTTTAAGCTTAAGTAATAAATTTTTAAAATTTGGCCTAGCTTTTATCTGCCTGATCGCCGCTTTACAGTTTAAAAGTGGCGAGGTAAAAACTCTGCCATTTAACGTGGAGCTAATAAACACTAATGTCGCTCAAAGGGTGCGCTGGGATAAAAATCTACGTATGAAATTTACAAATGAAAATTTAGAAATGATAAATAACGCTATCGCCGAGCAAAAACGCCTCATCGTGCTGCCTGAAAGCGCGTTTCCACTATTTATGACAAATGAGCCACTGCTCGTTGATGAGCTAAAAGAGCTTTCAAAAAAGATAACCATCGTAGCTGGTGCGCTTGCCTATGAAAATAAGCAAATTTATAACTCTGCCTTTTTATTTCAAGATGGCACTTTTAGGCGAATGGATAAGAAATTTTTAGTGCCATTTGGCGAAGAAATTCCTTTGCCAAAATTTATGCAAGATGCGGTAAATAAGCTATTTTTTGGCGGAGCTAGCGACTTTAAAAAGGCTGAAAATTTTAGCGACTATGAGATAGACGGAGTTAAAATTAGAAATGCTATCTGCTATGAGGCGACAAAAGAGGAGCTTTATAAGGGTGAATTTGACGTGGTTGTAGCTATCACAAACAATGGCTGGTTTGTGCCAAGCAGCGAGCCTGTGCTTCAAAGGCTACTAATAAAGCACCTTGCCACAAAATACAATAAAGTCGTATATCACAGTGTAAATGGCTCAAAAAGTGAGATCATAAAACCTAAAAAAGTATTTTGGGATGAGTTTTAA
- the metK gene encoding methionine adenosyltransferase, with the protein MYLFTSEVVSPGHPDKCADIIADSIVDTILTQDPNGRVASEVFVAGKNIVIGGEINSKVKLSYKDYEKIVKDALAHIGYDGKSNFTKEQCLHPDDIEVKVCINQQSPDINQGVDQSSGEIGAGDQGIMFGFASCEAKEFMPAAITYARMLCDKVYKFAKANPDKLGVDIKTQVTIDYGSKDNFENCKPQSIHTIVVSAPCVESMKIEELRALIQNLIDETGLPKELYNKEKTIIYINPTGRYVNHSSLHDSGLTGRKLIVDSFGGYSPIGGGAQSSKDYTKVDRSGLYAARWIAKNIVAAGLAKKCIVQISYAIGVAKPTSVSVDTMGTHANGINDDMLSNFISEHFALTPRWITNKFGLDKPSKDTFLYAKVAAKGQVGNAKYPWEKLDAVDTFKALLKK; encoded by the coding sequence ATGTATCTATTTACCTCTGAAGTTGTAAGTCCGGGCCATCCAGATAAATGTGCTGATATCATCGCTGATAGCATAGTGGATACTATTTTAACGCAAGATCCAAATGGACGCGTCGCTAGCGAAGTTTTTGTGGCTGGAAAAAATATAGTAATAGGCGGAGAGATAAACTCAAAAGTAAAACTCTCTTATAAAGACTATGAAAAGATCGTAAAAGATGCTCTTGCGCATATCGGATATGATGGAAAGAGTAATTTTACAAAAGAGCAGTGTTTGCACCCAGATGATATCGAGGTTAAAGTTTGCATAAATCAACAAAGCCCAGATATAAATCAAGGTGTTGATCAAAGTAGCGGTGAGATCGGAGCGGGCGATCAAGGCATTATGTTTGGTTTTGCAAGCTGCGAAGCGAAAGAATTTATGCCAGCAGCTATAACTTACGCAAGAATGCTTTGCGATAAAGTATATAAATTTGCCAAAGCAAACCCTGATAAGCTTGGCGTTGATATTAAAACGCAAGTTACAATTGATTACGGTAGCAAAGACAACTTTGAAAACTGCAAACCTCAAAGCATCCACACTATCGTTGTCTCTGCTCCTTGCGTGGAGAGCATGAAGATAGAAGAGCTTCGCGCACTAATTCAAAATTTAATAGACGAAACTGGTCTTCCAAAAGAGCTATATAATAAAGAAAAAACGATCATTTACATAAACCCAACAGGCAGATATGTAAACCATAGCTCACTTCACGATAGCGGCCTAACAGGTAGAAAACTAATCGTTGATAGCTTTGGTGGATATAGCCCGATAGGCGGCGGTGCTCAGTCAAGCAAGGACTACACGAAGGTTGATCGCAGCGGACTTTATGCAGCGCGCTGGATAGCTAAAAATATCGTCGCAGCTGGCCTTGCTAAAAAATGTATCGTTCAAATAAGCTATGCGATCGGCGTTGCAAAGCCAACTTCGGTTAGCGTTGACACCATGGGAACTCATGCAAATGGCATAAATGACGATATGCTTTCAAATTTTATAAGCGAGCACTTTGCTCTAACACCTCGCTGGATAACAAATAAATTTGGTCTTGATAAGCCAAGTAAAGATACGTTTTTATATGCAAAAGTAGCTGCAAAAGGTCAAGTAGGAAATGCAAAATACCCTTGGGAAAAGCTTGATGCAGTCGATACTTTCAAAGCTTTACTAAAAAAATAA
- the secF gene encoding protein translocase subunit SecF produces MQIFTKAKVYDFMRFRFASLALSIFLFVGSIFLLATKGLNYGIDFSGGTLIQLKYDTKAPLDKIRDAFGTNEVLKNASVTEFGSEDEAVIRFSGSSSNLTGDIGTEIKQILKDTGNFEVRRVDIVGPKVGDELREKGLMALGISLIGILIYITFRFEWRFALAAIATEIHDIVITVGAISLFDIDVNLDTLAAVLTVLGYSLNDTIIIFDRIREGIKESKRTDIEGVINESVSATLSRTILTSATTMMTVLVLFLFGGDMIHGFSFILIVGIVIGTISSIYISSPFLIWFKFSIEHFRSRETEKQKIKKEREKERAMFEKGVV; encoded by the coding sequence ATGCAAATTTTTACTAAGGCAAAAGTTTATGATTTTATGCGGTTTAGATTTGCTTCATTGGCACTTTCTATATTTTTATTTGTTGGCTCGATCTTTTTGCTTGCAACAAAGGGTCTAAACTACGGCATTGATTTCTCTGGCGGTACGCTTATTCAGCTAAAATACGACACCAAAGCGCCACTTGATAAAATTCGTGATGCTTTTGGCACAAATGAAGTGCTTAAAAACGCCTCTGTTACTGAGTTTGGAAGCGAAGATGAGGCTGTTATTAGATTTTCAGGTTCAAGCTCAAATTTAACTGGTGACATTGGCACTGAGATAAAGCAAATTTTAAAAGATACTGGAAATTTTGAAGTAAGACGTGTTGATATCGTTGGACCAAAGGTTGGTGACGAGCTTAGAGAAAAAGGCTTGATGGCTCTTGGAATTTCACTAATTGGCATATTAATCTACATCACATTTAGGTTTGAGTGGCGTTTTGCGCTTGCTGCGATCGCAACTGAAATTCACGATATAGTTATAACTGTCGGTGCTATTTCACTATTTGATATCGATGTAAATTTGGACACGCTAGCTGCCGTTTTAACGGTGCTTGGCTACTCTCTAAATGATACGATTATTATCTTTGATAGGATCAGAGAAGGTATCAAAGAGAGCAAGCGAACTGATATCGAAGGCGTTATCAACGAGTCAGTCTCAGCCACACTTTCAAGGACTATCTTAACTTCAGCAACTACGATGATGACAGTTCTTGTGCTATTTTTGTTTGGTGGAGATATGATACATGGATTTTCATTTATTCTTATCGTTGGTATTGTCATAGGAACGATCAGTTCGATCTACATCTCTTCGCCGTTTCTTATCTGGTTTAAATTTAGCATCGAGCATTTTAGAAGTAGAGAGACTGAAAAGCAAAAGATAAAAAAAGAGCGCGAAAAAGAGCGTGCTATGTTTGAGAAAGGCGTTGTGTAA
- the yajC gene encoding preprotein translocase subunit YajC, producing the protein MQNADFLTSLLPLVVLFAIFYFLVIRPQQKQQKAHAAMLAALDKGDKIITNGGLICEVIKAENDFIKVKLNDDVIVRIAREFVAKKIEDK; encoded by the coding sequence ATGCAAAACGCTGATTTTTTAACATCATTACTACCTCTTGTTGTGCTTTTCGCCATATTTTACTTTTTGGTTATCAGACCTCAACAAAAACAACAAAAAGCCCACGCAGCAATGCTTGCAGCTCTTGACAAAGGTGATAAGATAATAACTAATGGCGGACTTATATGCGAAGTGATTAAAGCCGAAAATGATTTTATCAAAGTTAAACTTAACGATGATGTAATCGTTCGTATAGCACGCGAGTTTGTAGCTAAAAAGATCGAAGATAAATAA